The following coding sequences are from one Daphnia magna isolate NIES unplaced genomic scaffold, ASM2063170v1.1 Dm_contigs021, whole genome shotgun sequence window:
- the LOC116935822 gene encoding methyltransferase-like protein 24 isoform X2, with protein sequence MARMCFTCKRITKKRIDPLTDWDLLLDAESLTGSQVMQYFTWTNHSSCLLTHDFGGEIRKNPTGIAGQKAVCIDPNVAPQPNQCLVYSFGIDNEWSFDEYMEQYGCEVFAFDPSMNVESHDHSPRIHFYNWGLSNQDEHNVFENWTMRSLSSIYESLVIHHGHSIIDYLKIDIEFYEWIALPQILKSGMLSKVRQMGIEVHLDHRDNIEKYREWAKILRSLENGGMIRFDSKHNPWSVGNFTEIGLWGSFGHEIAWYNGKLSQS encoded by the exons ATGGCGCGTATGTGTTTTACATGTAAACGTATCACTAAAAAACGAATC GATCCCTTGACTGACTGGGACCTTCTGTTGGACGCGGAATCACTAACCGGTTCCCAAGTCATGCAATACTTTACGTGGACGAACCATTCTTCTTGCCTATTAACGCATGACTTTGGAGGTGAAATTAGAAAAAATCCTACAGGAATAGCTGGACAAAAAGCAGTATGCATAGACCCCAACGTAGCACCGCAACCAAATCAATGTCTCGTATACTCTTTCGGCATTGACAATGAGTGGTCCTTCGACGAATATATGGAACAATATGGCTGTGAAGTCTTTGCTTTCGATCCATCAATGAATGTTGAAAGTCATGACCATAGCCCTAGAATTCACTTCTATAATTGGGGATTGAGCAATCAAGATGAACATAATGTTTTCGAAAATTGGACGATGCGTTCCCTTTCTTCAATTTATGAAAGCCTTGTCATTCATCATGGCCATAGCATTATAGATTACTTGAAGATAGATATTGAATTTTACGAGTGGATAGCGCTTCCACAGATCCTAAAATCTGGAATGTTGTCAAAAGTTCGACAAATGGGAATCGAAGTTCATCTGGATCACAGGGACAATATAGAGAAATATCGCGAATGGGCAAAAATTTTGAGATCACTCGAAAATGGTGGAATGATTCGTTTTGATTCAAAACACAACCCGTGGTCAGTTGGTAATTTCACCGAGATCGGATTATGGGGATCGTTCGGTCACGAGATTGCGTGGTATAATGGTAAACTTTCACAGTCTTAG
- the LOC116935822 gene encoding methyltransferase-like protein 24 isoform X1 → MARMCFTCKRITKKRIVCITFSLLMSCIVCIILAFSLKIIYVHFTQQHVKISSKFTATTLLPCKVNDLLQDPLTDWDLLLDAESLTGSQVMQYFTWTNHSSCLLTHDFGGEIRKNPTGIAGQKAVCIDPNVAPQPNQCLVYSFGIDNEWSFDEYMEQYGCEVFAFDPSMNVESHDHSPRIHFYNWGLSNQDEHNVFENWTMRSLSSIYESLVIHHGHSIIDYLKIDIEFYEWIALPQILKSGMLSKVRQMGIEVHLDHRDNIEKYREWAKILRSLENGGMIRFDSKHNPWSVGNFTEIGLWGSFGHEIAWYNGKLSQS, encoded by the coding sequence ATGGCGCGTATGTGTTTTACATGTAAACGTATCACTAAAAAACGAATCGTATGTATAACTTTTTCCTTATTAATGTCATGTATTGTGTGTATCATTTTAGcattttcattgaaaattaTTTATGTACATTTCACCCAACAACATGTAAAAATTTCAAGTAAATTTACAGCAACTACTTTACTTCCTTGTAAAGTTAACGATCTACTTCAGGATCCCTTGACTGACTGGGACCTTCTGTTGGACGCGGAATCACTAACCGGTTCCCAAGTCATGCAATACTTTACGTGGACGAACCATTCTTCTTGCCTATTAACGCATGACTTTGGAGGTGAAATTAGAAAAAATCCTACAGGAATAGCTGGACAAAAAGCAGTATGCATAGACCCCAACGTAGCACCGCAACCAAATCAATGTCTCGTATACTCTTTCGGCATTGACAATGAGTGGTCCTTCGACGAATATATGGAACAATATGGCTGTGAAGTCTTTGCTTTCGATCCATCAATGAATGTTGAAAGTCATGACCATAGCCCTAGAATTCACTTCTATAATTGGGGATTGAGCAATCAAGATGAACATAATGTTTTCGAAAATTGGACGATGCGTTCCCTTTCTTCAATTTATGAAAGCCTTGTCATTCATCATGGCCATAGCATTATAGATTACTTGAAGATAGATATTGAATTTTACGAGTGGATAGCGCTTCCACAGATCCTAAAATCTGGAATGTTGTCAAAAGTTCGACAAATGGGAATCGAAGTTCATCTGGATCACAGGGACAATATAGAGAAATATCGCGAATGGGCAAAAATTTTGAGATCACTCGAAAATGGTGGAATGATTCGTTTTGATTCAAAACACAACCCGTGGTCAGTTGGTAATTTCACCGAGATCGGATTATGGGGATCGTTCGGTCACGAGATTGCGTGGTATAATGGTAAACTTTCACAGTCTTAG
- the LOC116935263 gene encoding uncharacterized protein LOC116935263: MGMMRLKILDYKGDSVWANVFIDEGSDSTLMRQGFANVLKIAGVRQILTVDGAGSVVNRYPSQRVDFQISTDSGEVLNLACSTLPTVASATPVTDWSTLKRRWAHLSDLPVKETGGRVDILIGTEHSHLLVPLESRVGKDYEPTAIRSRLGWVIRGVIQDGATITAIRVHKVTSTTQLEELTAELRRFCDTENFGTESKLVGMSAEDRQAVAILEAGTRKLDIGYEVPITWRAGEPNLICNRQMAQQRLSGLLRRFNRDPTFESDYRAAVQKTIDKGYASILSEEDAISAKYFLAHHGVYKGTKLRVVFDAAAPFNGKCLNDAILSGPALQPSLPSVLIQFREGAVAWASDVEAMFSRFRLSATDANYFCFLWQDFASSRLVVCRMDRLPFGATCSPFIAIHTTRRAAREADQGQEAVDVVEKKMYVDDYLGSAGSVAEAVREATTLKKALAAADLHFQAWLSNSTEFVRAMQGEQRTPEGAPDLLLKDGGSEKILGVIWNVRNDTLGFRVGDLEDEEFTRVSLTSKVASVFDPLGIAAPLIVKAKIRLRELGVRGLKWSDPVDEKDRAWWESWFGTMRELANVSIARCLFPEQSEITSSQLHVFGDASEESYAAVVYLRHTYRSGRVRIRIVKASSKLAPKKTLSVPKLELNAALLSSRVAAATQSCLNYPIQQRFFWTDSSTVRNWIRATASFYQVFVSNRIGEIQTLTETEEWRFVPGRLNPADAATRSRIDEETFPKIWQDGPEFLLKCDSEWPQDLPWMAVTVELKHTKQYHIRAADDPFDWSEFKLDQSNFSSFLKLEGEGMEFVRRCQTEAFFKDIQHLQRGKALPSSSHLLALSPTIGEDGLLRLGGRIGRSKLPYDNRHPPLLPGKHPLTQRLVQVLHEEMHHAGTDYLFAKLCQHFWIIRGREVAKKTRRLCQFCIRERAAPAGQMMGDLPTVRLNSYSPPFSHVAIDYFGPLETSQWRNRVNKRYGALFTCLVTRAVHLELAESLSSEDFLLVFRRFIGLFNKPVSVHSDNGTNFVGAERDLNDLVSKLKEDDKLLKFRTEKIIDWKFQPPRAPHFGGAHESLVRSTKRALYRALDIEKGALRYPTDEMLRTLLAEIAGFLNARPLTYASSDPADFRPLTPNDFLNRPPTTDVLPGSFDDALPRERFRYVQRMAKLFWDLWTKLYLPTLVPRKKWKTAQANLTVGDVVMLLDPNLARGQWKIGHIIEAYPGGDGLVRVVKVQTEDGTFTRPIHRLCLLERATTPSTPALQETTTSAQPTSIQARRGHCLRACFLRLNETHPSSSVES; this comes from the coding sequence ATGGGAATGATGCGACTTAAGATTTTGGATTACAAAGGAGACTCGGTGTGGGCCAACGTTTTCATAGATGAAGGCAGTGACTCTACCTTGATGAGACAGGGATTCGCTAATGTCCTGAAAATCGCCGGTGTGCGTCAGATCCTTACCGTGGACGGTGCCGGAAGTGTAGTGAATCGCTATCCCTCTCAACGCGTGGATTTCCAGATCAGCACTGATTCGGGTGAGGTATTGAATCTCGCTTGTTCCACTCTCCCGACCGTCGCTAGTGCCACACCCGTAACGGATTGGTCGACTCTTAAACGACGCTGGGCACACCTATCTGACCTGCCAGTGAAGGAGACGGGTGGAAGAGTGGATATTCTTATTGGCACCGAACATTCCCATCTGTTGGTGCCCCTCGAATCTAGAGTCGGGAAGGACTATGAGCCTACTGCCATCAGGAGTCGCCTGGGTTGGGTGATACGAGGCGTAATTCAAGATGGCGCTACTATTACAGCGATACGCGTCCATAAGGTAACGAGCACAACCCAGCTAGAAGAGCTTACTGCGGAGTTGCGGCGCTTCTGTGACACCGAAAACTTCGGAACCGAATCGAAGTTGGTGGGCATGTCAGCAGAAGACCGTCAGGCAGTCGCCATTTTGGAAGCCGGAACAAGAAAATTGGACATTGGCTATGAGGTTCCGATTACGTGGAGAGCAGGAGAGCCAAATCTTATTTGCAATCGCCAGATGGCACAGCAGCGTCTTAGTGGTCTGCTACGACGATTTAACAGGGACCCTACCTTTGAATCTGATTATCGGGCTGCCGTGCAAAAGACGATAGATAAAGGTTACGCTTCAATTTTATCCGAAGAGGATGCAATTTCTGCCAAATATTTCCTGGCTCACCACGGTGTGTACAAGGGTACGAAGCTTCGGGTTGTCTTCGATGCAGCAGCGCCTTTTAACGGAAAGTGCCTGAACGATGCCATTCTCAGCGGTCCGGCACTCCAACCTTCTCTTCCGTCGGTCTTGATCCAGTTTCGGGAAGGAGCGGTGGCATGGGCATCAGACGTGGAAGCAATGTTTAGCCGTTTCCGACTTAGTGCCACGGATGCCAATTATTTCTGTTTCTTGTGGCAAGACTTCGCTTCTTCAAGACTTGTAGTGTGTCGCATGGATCGACTTCCGTTTGGCGCTACCTGCTCCCCATTTATAGCTATTCATACAACTCGACGGGCAGCTAGGGAAGCGGACCAGGGACAGGAAGCCGTCGACGTGGTGGAGAAAAAGATGTACGTTGACGACTATCTGGGATCAGCCGGATCCGTCGCCGAAGCAGTACGAGAGGCTACCACCTTAAAGAAGGCCTTAGCAGCAGCCGATCTACATTTTCAAGCTTGGCTTTCTAACTCAACCGAGTTCGTTCGAGCGATGCAAGGCGAGCAGAGGACTCCAGAGGGAGCACCAGATCTTCTCCTAAAAGATGGCGGAAGTGAGAAGATACTCGGTGTCATCTGGAACGTTCGTAATGACACTTTGGGATTCCGAGTTGGCGACCTGGAGGACGAAGAATTTACTCGTGTTAGCCTTACCAGCAAGGTTGCGTCCGTCTTCGATCCCCTAGGGATTGCTGCACCACTCATCGTAAAGGCTAAGATCCGGCTGCGAGAACTTGGAGTTAGAGGCCTAAAGTGGTCTGATCCTGTGGATGAAAAGGATCGTGCATGGTGGGAGTCTTGGTTTGGGACGATGCGGGAGCTCGCTAATGTTTCTATTGCCCGTTGCCTATTTCCTGAGCAATCAGAAATAACCAGTTCCCAGTTGCATGTGTTCGGTGATGCGTCTGAAGAGTCGTATGCTGCGGTGGTGTACCTACGCCATACGTATCGTTCCGGACGGGTCCGAATCCGGATCGTAAAGGCTAGCAGTAAATTAGCACCTAAGAAGACTTTGTCGGTGCCAAAACTAGAGCTGAATGCGGCTCTGCTCAGTTCCCGTGTGGCTGCGGCTACCCAGAGCTGCCTGAATTATCCTATTCAGCAGCGGTTCTTCTGGACAGACAGCAGCACGGTGCGCAATTGGATCAGGGCCACGGCATCCTTCTACCAGGTTTTTGTCTCAAACAGGATCGGCGAAATTCAAACCTTGACTGAAACGGAAGAATGGCGCTTCGTTCCAGGACGACTCAATCCCGCTGATGCTGCGACACGGTCTAGAATCGACGAAGAAACGTTTCCAAAAATTTGGCAAGACGGACCAGAATTTCTCCTTAAATGTGATTCAGAATGGCCTCAAGATTTGCCGTGGATGGCTGTCACCGTAGAGCTGAAACATACCAAGCAGTATCATATCCGGGCCGCTGACGATCCGTTCGACTGGTCAGAATTTAAATTAGATCAATCTAATTTCTCCTCTTTCTTAAAATTGGAAGGCGAGGGCATGGAGTTTGTCAGACGTTGCCAGACGGAAGCTTTCTTTAAAGACATACAGCATCTTCAACGAGGGAAGGCTCTTCCGTCTTCTTCACATCTGTTAGCCCTCAGCCCAACCATTGGAGAAGATGGCTTGCTGCGTTTAGGTGGACGGATCGGGCGTTCTAAGTTGCCGTACGACAACCGTCATCCTCCTCTACTGCCTGGCAAACATCCGCTTACCCAGAGGCTCGTCCAAGTTCTGCATGAAGAAATGCATCACGCCGGAACTGACTACTTGTTTGCTAAACTTTGTCAACATTTTTGGATTATCCGGGGGAGAGAAGTAGCAAAGAAAACCCGCCGACTCTGTCAATTTTGTATTCGGGAGAGAGCTGCTCCAGCTGGCCAGATGATGGGCGATTTACCGACGGTCCGTCTCAATTCGTACTCACCTCCTTTCTCGCATGTAGCCATTGATTATTTTGGACCCTTGGAAACCAGTCAATGGAGAAACCGGGTCAACAAGAGATACGGGGCGCTTTTTACATGTCTCGTGACCCGAGCGGTTCATCTTGAATTGGCAGAATCTCTTTCTTCTGAAGATTTTCTTCTCGTATTCCGGCGTTTTATAGGCTTATTCAACAAGCCAGTCTCCGTGCACTCCGATAATGGTACAAACTTTGTCGGTGCAGAACGTGATTTGAATGATCTTGTCTCAAAGTTAAAGGAAGATGACAAACTACTCAAGTTCCGGACCGAAAAGATTATCGACTGGAAGTTCCAGCCACCTCGAGCGCCTCATTTTGGTGGAGCGCACGAGAGTTTAGTTCGCTCTACAAAACGGGCTTTATACAGAGCCTTGGATATAGAAAAGGGAGCTCTGCGTTATCCCACAGATGAGATGCTCCGCACTCTACTAGCCGAAATCGCGGGTTTTCTGAATGCGCGTCCCTTGACTTATGCTAGCTCGGATCCAGCGGATTTTCGGCCGCTAACACCAAATGATTTCTTAAATCGCCCGCCAACAACGGATGTATTACCAGGCTCCTTCGATGATGCGTTACCTAGAGAACGTTTTCGCTACGTGCAACGAATGGCCAAGTTATTTTGGGATCTGTGGACGAAGCTCTATCTTCCGACACTGGTTCCGCGTAAGAAATGGAAAACCGCGCAAGCGAATCTAACAGTGGGAGATGTTGTTATGCTTCTCGATCCCAATCTAGCCCGGGGCCAGTGGAAAATTGGCCACATTATTGAAGCCTACCCGGGTGGCGATGGTCTTGTACGAGTAGTTAAGGTCCAAACGGAGGATGGAACTTTTACGCGACCCATCCATCGCTTGTGCCTACTGGAACGAGCTACAACCCCTTCGACCCCGGCGCTTCAAGAAACAACAACTTCTGCCCAACCTACTTCCATCCAAGCCAGACGAGGCCATTGCTTGAGAGCTTGTTTCCTGCGCCTTAACGAGACTCATCCGTCTTCTTCTGTGGAGTCGTAG
- the LOC116935822 gene encoding methyltransferase-like protein 24 isoform X3, with the protein MQYFTWTNHSSCLLTHDFGGEIRKNPTGIAGQKAVCIDPNVAPQPNQCLVYSFGIDNEWSFDEYMEQYGCEVFAFDPSMNVESHDHSPRIHFYNWGLSNQDEHNVFENWTMRSLSSIYESLVIHHGHSIIDYLKIDIEFYEWIALPQILKSGMLSKVRQMGIEVHLDHRDNIEKYREWAKILRSLENGGMIRFDSKHNPWSVGNFTEIGLWGSFGHEIAWYNGKLSQS; encoded by the coding sequence ATGCAATACTTTACGTGGACGAACCATTCTTCTTGCCTATTAACGCATGACTTTGGAGGTGAAATTAGAAAAAATCCTACAGGAATAGCTGGACAAAAAGCAGTATGCATAGACCCCAACGTAGCACCGCAACCAAATCAATGTCTCGTATACTCTTTCGGCATTGACAATGAGTGGTCCTTCGACGAATATATGGAACAATATGGCTGTGAAGTCTTTGCTTTCGATCCATCAATGAATGTTGAAAGTCATGACCATAGCCCTAGAATTCACTTCTATAATTGGGGATTGAGCAATCAAGATGAACATAATGTTTTCGAAAATTGGACGATGCGTTCCCTTTCTTCAATTTATGAAAGCCTTGTCATTCATCATGGCCATAGCATTATAGATTACTTGAAGATAGATATTGAATTTTACGAGTGGATAGCGCTTCCACAGATCCTAAAATCTGGAATGTTGTCAAAAGTTCGACAAATGGGAATCGAAGTTCATCTGGATCACAGGGACAATATAGAGAAATATCGCGAATGGGCAAAAATTTTGAGATCACTCGAAAATGGTGGAATGATTCGTTTTGATTCAAAACACAACCCGTGGTCAGTTGGTAATTTCACCGAGATCGGATTATGGGGATCGTTCGGTCACGAGATTGCGTGGTATAATGGTAAACTTTCACAGTCTTAG